The Ooceraea biroi isolate clonal line C1 chromosome 1, Obir_v5.4, whole genome shotgun sequence genome has a window encoding:
- the LOC105284849 gene encoding LOW QUALITY PROTEIN: thiamine transporter 1 (The sequence of the model RefSeq protein was modified relative to this genomic sequence to represent the inferred CDS: inserted 1 base in 1 codon) produces MHWIKISCILCMFGCFKDFHPSESFITDYLTGPWKNFTADEVNHYIYSVATYSYLLSLVLMFLITDFVRYKPIIILCGLSGFATFLLIILGKIVIVLQIAKFLFGLFLSAEVAYYTYIYAKVDKKHYQEVTSHTKAASLFGRSMSGIIAQSTASFDLLNYHQLNYLTLSAMAIATVWSLFLHSVGQSIYFHRVSDSDDENSIRSTQKEREEAIQSQQSNNPEESKISCKNRKKHNSLLYKIKSAYALLWKHFVQAYXYHVIKWSAWWALSTCGYLLITMYSQLLWQTAVKPDDRIYNGAVDFLYTIISSISVFSVGKIRLNWVALGDITCSAFAFLEAAILLASSYSYNIWFLYAGYIIFGVIYHTMVTVASFEVAKCISEDSHGLIFGVNIFLALLMQSFLTLIVVTTLKLDIRTQFYIYGGYFLVLGVIYTVLSTINIVQHRRSTTEEERIRRTV; encoded by the exons atGCATTGGATTAAGATTTCGTGCATTTTGTGCATGTTTGGATGTTTTAAGGATTTTCATCCATCTGAGTCATTCATAACGGATTACTTAACGGGACCTTGGAAAAATTTTACAGCTGACGAA gtaaatcattatatttattctgtgGCTACATACAgctatttattatcattagtaCTAATGTTCTTGATCACGGATTTCGTCCGATACAAACCTATCATCATACTCTGTGGCCTCTCCGGCTTTGCCACTTTTCTCCTGATAATACTGGGGAAGATTGTGATTGTtttacaaattgcgaaatttttgtTCGGCTTGTTCCTGTCCGCGGAAGTGGcttattatacttatatatatgcCAAAGTAGATAAAAAACACTATCAGGAGGTGACAAGCCATACCAAAGCGGCGTCTTTATTTGGTCGTAGCATGTCAGGCATCATAGCTCAGTCAACAGCATCCttcgatttattaaattatcatcaGCTCAATTATTTGACTCTTTCAG ctaTGGCTATTGCAACAGTTTGGTCACTCTTTTTGCATTCCGTGGGTCAATCCATCTATTTTCATCGTGTTAGCGATTCTGATGATGAGAATTCGATTAGAAGTACgcagaaggaaagagaagaggcCATTCAGTCACAACAATCAAACAATCCTGAGGAATCAAAAATATCGTGCAAGAACAGGAAGAAACACAACTCGTTACTTTACAAAATCAAAAGTGCATACGCGCTATTATGGAAACACTTTGTGCAGGCTT ACTATCATGTGATTAAATGGTCAGCCTGGTGGGCCTTGTCTACTTGCGGTTATCTGTTAATCACCATGTACTCGCAATTACTTTGGCAAACGGCAGTGAAGCCGGACGACAGAATCTACAATGGTGCCGTGGACTTCCTCTATACGATCATAA GTTCGATATCCGTGTTTTCCGTAGGAAAGATACGATTAAACTGGGTTGCATTGGGGGACATAACATGTTCTGCCTTCGCATTCCTAGAAGCCGCTATATTGTTGGCCTCTTCTTATAGTTACAACATTTGGTTTTTATATGCCGGCTATATTATATTCGGCGTAATTTATCACACTATGGTGACTGTTGCAAG TTTCGAGGTTGCCAAGTGCATATCTGAAGATAGTCACGGCTTGATATTCGGAGTgaatatatttcttgcattattGATGCAGAGCTTTCTAACGCTCATAGTCGTCACTACGCTCAAGCTTGATATCAGGACACAA ttCTATATCTATGGTGGCTACTTTCTAGTCTTAGGTGTGATATACACCGTGCTGAGTACAATTAACATCGTGCAACATCGTCGAAGCACCACTGAAGAAGAGCGTATCAGACGTACTGTTTAA
- the LOC105284852 gene encoding WD repeat, SAM and U-box domain-containing protein 1 isoform X2, with translation MTAIGDVQALQTLTVYTSDVNSVDFAGDCVLVTGSGDKRVRVWEWQPGIGYVEAYFSPLIGHKYGVTSVKVSPQSTMLATSSIDGTTLLWNLRTGTKIHTMVQTSGEAVRVCRFSPDSTLLATAGDNGQVCIWDLVHRNLIRCFQKHEGAVQSVSFSPDSNWLITSCTLGVLKLFSTAELIDTCAPSNQDITELASIDDAHDMGVVCCDFSTFQEVTCNEPYTKVYQLVTCGNDHDVKLWEVTVSQNKCEAQPSVATVQLCRVMEKHSSALTCVRFSSNGLYIASSGLDKTAVIWETSSGKVMTIISGHNRYIACCAFSRDGSLLATGSNDKSVIVWDLTGNLSIDSELSRNVGTRWFVNDSEKGTMHEQDVMRNAETYANEVRLIQRLEEHNGAVNSVAFHGNNLLSSASGDKLVRIWSVETEEEEGEEVIKIQEKPFSPLDAHTYSVNYVEFSPCGSMLASCSLDGTTLVWDTETGSQAKSSFVNSGTGIRVCRWSPEGTKIATAGDDEKTTLWDLETMDQLHVFEGHADAISAIAFTHDSRYLVTACNEGTWRLFDTLDEKNGSEALMVCDASHDLGVQGCDFSPTAGSVMYTRNSDMNVDEQVYLLATCGNDSLVKLWHVIISNEPLPDPDSFGSSETGTRYKEKRALAGHGGNVMCVRFSPVHGEILGSVATDRTARIWSVFSGSCLYVMEDHESLVTCCAFSEDTSLFATGALDKTVLVWKVPQQLVSQSNLMDSLRNKKKRVTDWKVHDTLKWLNDIELSRLSRKVLSLGLTGRHLLSISENELISRLEIEGDEEAVEILKKQLYWLKREDCNVTENIDESEIPHEFLCPITHEIMKEPVQCSDGFTYERAAINEWFLCGKYTSPMTNESLHDTSFSPNLTLRNAILTLLHGERPQ, from the exons ATGACTGCCATCGGCGACGTACAAGCCTTACAGACCCTCACGGTTTATACTAGCGACGTCAACAGCGTCGATTTTGCCGGTGATTGTGTGCTAGTAACGGGATCCGG AGACAAACGTGTCCGAGTCTGGGAATGGCAGCCCGGCATCGGTTATGTCGAAGCATACTTTTCGCCTTTGATAGGGCATAAGTATGGCGTAACTTCTGTTAAGGTCAGTCCTCAATCCACCATGCTGGCCACCTCCAGCATAGACGGTACCACGCTGCTCTGGAACTTGCGT ACGGGAACGAAGATACATACTATGGTACAAACGAGTGGCGAAGCAGTGAGAGTTTGTAGATTCTCGCCGGATTCCACGCTACTCGCGACCGCTGGGGATAACGGGCAAGTCTGTATCTGGGATTTGGTTCACCGCAATCTAATCAG GTGTTTTCAGAAACATGAGGGTGCCGTGCAGAGCGTTTCCTTTTCTCCAGATTCCAACTGGCTGATCACCTCGTGCACGTTGGGTGTCCTAAAACTGTTTTCCACTGCCGAATTGATTGACACTTGTGCGCCTAGCAATCAAGACATCACCGAACTCGCCTCGATCGACGACGCTCATGACATGGGAGTGGTTTGCTGTGACTTCTCGACTTTCCAAGAAGTCACGT gtAACGAACCATACACAAAAGTTTATCAGCTAGTGACGTGCGGCAACGATCATGACGTGAAGCTGTGGGAAGTCACAGTGAGCCAGAACAAGTGCGAGGCTCAACCCTCCGTCGCCACCGTGCAACTTTGCCGAGTGATGGAGAAGCACAGCAGTGCCTTAACTTGCGTTCGTTTCAGCAGTAACGGATTGTACATTGCCAGCAGCGGCCTCGATAAAACAGCAGTGATTTGGGAGACG AGCTCGGGAAAGGTCATGACGATCATTTCTGGTCACAATAGATACATTGCTTGCTGCGCTTTCTCGCGCGACGGAAGTTTATTAGCGACAG GCTCTAATGATAAATCGGTAATCGTGTGGGATCTAACGGGAAATCTATCCATCGATTCCGAGCTTTCGCGAAACGTCGGGACGAGATGGTTCGTGAATGATTCTGAAAAG ggTACTATGCATGAGCAGGATGTGATGAGGAATGCTGAGACATATGCTAACGAGGTGAGGCTGATTCAGAGATTGGAGGAACACAATGGAGCGGTGAACAGTGTTGCCTTTCATGGAAATAATCTCTTATCTTCGGCATCGGG tgaTAAGTTAGTGCGCATATGGAGCGTAGAaacggaggaggaagagggagaagaaGTGATTAAAATACAGGAAAAGCCGTTCAGTCCGCTTGACGCTCACACTTATAGCGTCAACTATGTAGAATTTAGTCCATGTGGTTCAATGCTTGCCTCCTGTTCCCTCGACGGAACTACTCTGGTTTGGGATACCGAG ACCGGAAGCCAAGCGAAGTCCTCTTTTGTCAATTCCGGGACAGGTATTCGTGTGTGTCGGTGGTCACCTGAGGGCACCAAAATTGCCACTGCTGGTGACGATGAGAAGACAACATTGTGGGATTTGGAGACCATGGATCAATTACA TGTTTTTGAGGGACATGCTGACGCGATATCTGCTATCGCGTTCACGCATGATTCTCGATACTTGGTGACCGCATGCAACGAGGGCACTTGGCGTTTATTCGATACCTTGGACGAAAAAAATGGCAGCGAGGCGTTAATGGTGTGCGATGCGAGCCACGATCTAGGTGTCCAAGGATGTGATTTCAGTCCCACTGCAGGCTCCGTAATGTACA CAAGGAACTCGGATATGAATGTCGACGAGCAAGTTTACTTATTGGCAACATGTGGCAACGATTCGCTTGTTAAATTGTGGCACGTGATTATCTCGAATGAGCCGCTACCTGATCCAGACAGCTTCGGCTCGAGTGAGACAGGGACGCGTTACAAGGAGAAGAGAGCTTTGGCTGGACATGGTGGAAACGTAATGTGTGTCCGTTTCTCACCTGTGCATGGAGAAATTTTGGGTAGCGTCGCGACAGACAGGACGGCTCGCATATGGAGCGTG TTTTCCGGAAGCTGTCTCTATGTTATGGAAGATCACGAAAGTCTCGTCACGTGTTGCGCATTTTCTGAGGACACGTCTCTTTTCGCTACAG gCGCTTTAGACAAGACCGTTCTAGTTTGGAAGGTGCCCCAGCAATTGGTATCACAAAGTAATCTGATGGACAGCTTGAGGAACAAAAAGAAGAGG gTGACGGATTGGAAAGTACATGACACTCTGAAGTGGTTAAACGATATCGAATTGTCTAGATTGTCTAGGAAAGTACTTTCTCTAGGATTGACTGGACGACATTTGTTGTCCATATCagaaaatgaattaatatcTAGACTGGAGATCGAAGGCGATGAAGAG GCGGTAGAGATACTGAAGAAGCAATTGTACTGGCTGAAGCGCGAAGATTGCAATGTTACGGAGAACATCGATGAATCTGAGATTCCACATGAATTCCTGTGTCCTATAACGCATGAAATAATGAAGGAACCAGTGCAATGTTcag ATGGATTTACCTACGAAAGAGCGGCTATAAATGAGTGGTTCTTGTGCGGGAAATACACTAGTCCGATGACGAACGAGTCGTTGCATGATACTTCCTTCTCTCCGAATCTCACTCTCAGAAACGCTATACTCACTCTACTTCACGGGGAAAGGCCACAATAG
- the LOC105284852 gene encoding WD repeat, SAM and U-box domain-containing protein 1 isoform X3 has product MTAIGDVQALQTLTVYTSDVNSVDFAGDCVLVTGSGDKRVRVWEWQPGIGYVEAYFSPLIGHKYGVTSVKVSPQSTMLATSSIDGTTLLWNLRTGTKIHTMVQTSGEAVRVCRFSPDSTLLATAGDNGQVCIWDLVHRNLIRCFQKHEGAVQSVSFSPDSNWLITSCTLGVLKLFSTAELIDTCAPSNQDITELASIDDAHDMGVVCCDFSTFQEVTCNEPYTKVYQLVTCGNDHDVKLWEVTVSQNKCEAQPSVATVQLCRVMEKHSSALTCVRFSSNGLYIASSGLDKTAVIWETSSGKVMTIISGHNRYIACCAFSRDGSLLATGSNDKSVIVWDLTGNLSIDSELSRNVGTRWFVNDSEKGTMHEQDVMRNAETYANEVRLIQRLEEHNGAVNSVAFHGNNLLSSASGDKLVRIWSVETEEEEGEEVIKIQEKPFSPLDAHTYSVNYVEFSPCGSMLASCSLDGTTLVWDTETGSQAKSSFVNSGTGIRVCRWSPEGTKIATAGDDEKTTLWDLETMDQLQHYCSVFEGHADAISAIAFTHDSRYLVTACNEGTWRLFDTLDEKNGSEALMVCDASHDLGVQGCDFSPTAGSVMYTRNSDMNVDEQVYLLATCGNDSLVKLWHVIISNEPLPDPDSFGSSETGTRYKEKRALAGHGGNVMCVRFSPVHGEILGSVATDRTARIWSVFSGSCLYVMEDHESLVTCCAFSEDTSLFATDSKTCVNKF; this is encoded by the exons ATGACTGCCATCGGCGACGTACAAGCCTTACAGACCCTCACGGTTTATACTAGCGACGTCAACAGCGTCGATTTTGCCGGTGATTGTGTGCTAGTAACGGGATCCGG AGACAAACGTGTCCGAGTCTGGGAATGGCAGCCCGGCATCGGTTATGTCGAAGCATACTTTTCGCCTTTGATAGGGCATAAGTATGGCGTAACTTCTGTTAAGGTCAGTCCTCAATCCACCATGCTGGCCACCTCCAGCATAGACGGTACCACGCTGCTCTGGAACTTGCGT ACGGGAACGAAGATACATACTATGGTACAAACGAGTGGCGAAGCAGTGAGAGTTTGTAGATTCTCGCCGGATTCCACGCTACTCGCGACCGCTGGGGATAACGGGCAAGTCTGTATCTGGGATTTGGTTCACCGCAATCTAATCAG GTGTTTTCAGAAACATGAGGGTGCCGTGCAGAGCGTTTCCTTTTCTCCAGATTCCAACTGGCTGATCACCTCGTGCACGTTGGGTGTCCTAAAACTGTTTTCCACTGCCGAATTGATTGACACTTGTGCGCCTAGCAATCAAGACATCACCGAACTCGCCTCGATCGACGACGCTCATGACATGGGAGTGGTTTGCTGTGACTTCTCGACTTTCCAAGAAGTCACGT gtAACGAACCATACACAAAAGTTTATCAGCTAGTGACGTGCGGCAACGATCATGACGTGAAGCTGTGGGAAGTCACAGTGAGCCAGAACAAGTGCGAGGCTCAACCCTCCGTCGCCACCGTGCAACTTTGCCGAGTGATGGAGAAGCACAGCAGTGCCTTAACTTGCGTTCGTTTCAGCAGTAACGGATTGTACATTGCCAGCAGCGGCCTCGATAAAACAGCAGTGATTTGGGAGACG AGCTCGGGAAAGGTCATGACGATCATTTCTGGTCACAATAGATACATTGCTTGCTGCGCTTTCTCGCGCGACGGAAGTTTATTAGCGACAG GCTCTAATGATAAATCGGTAATCGTGTGGGATCTAACGGGAAATCTATCCATCGATTCCGAGCTTTCGCGAAACGTCGGGACGAGATGGTTCGTGAATGATTCTGAAAAG ggTACTATGCATGAGCAGGATGTGATGAGGAATGCTGAGACATATGCTAACGAGGTGAGGCTGATTCAGAGATTGGAGGAACACAATGGAGCGGTGAACAGTGTTGCCTTTCATGGAAATAATCTCTTATCTTCGGCATCGGG tgaTAAGTTAGTGCGCATATGGAGCGTAGAaacggaggaggaagagggagaagaaGTGATTAAAATACAGGAAAAGCCGTTCAGTCCGCTTGACGCTCACACTTATAGCGTCAACTATGTAGAATTTAGTCCATGTGGTTCAATGCTTGCCTCCTGTTCCCTCGACGGAACTACTCTGGTTTGGGATACCGAG ACCGGAAGCCAAGCGAAGTCCTCTTTTGTCAATTCCGGGACAGGTATTCGTGTGTGTCGGTGGTCACCTGAGGGCACCAAAATTGCCACTGCTGGTGACGATGAGAAGACAACATTGTGGGATTTGGAGACCATGGATCAATTACA GCACTATTGCAGTGTTTTTGAGGGACATGCTGACGCGATATCTGCTATCGCGTTCACGCATGATTCTCGATACTTGGTGACCGCATGCAACGAGGGCACTTGGCGTTTATTCGATACCTTGGACGAAAAAAATGGCAGCGAGGCGTTAATGGTGTGCGATGCGAGCCACGATCTAGGTGTCCAAGGATGTGATTTCAGTCCCACTGCAGGCTCCGTAATGTACA CAAGGAACTCGGATATGAATGTCGACGAGCAAGTTTACTTATTGGCAACATGTGGCAACGATTCGCTTGTTAAATTGTGGCACGTGATTATCTCGAATGAGCCGCTACCTGATCCAGACAGCTTCGGCTCGAGTGAGACAGGGACGCGTTACAAGGAGAAGAGAGCTTTGGCTGGACATGGTGGAAACGTAATGTGTGTCCGTTTCTCACCTGTGCATGGAGAAATTTTGGGTAGCGTCGCGACAGACAGGACGGCTCGCATATGGAGCGTG TTTTCCGGAAGCTGTCTCTATGTTATGGAAGATCACGAAAGTCTCGTCACGTGTTGCGCATTTTCTGAGGACACGTCTCTTTTCGCTACAG ATAGTAAAACCTGCGTGAACAAATTCTAA
- the LOC105284852 gene encoding WD repeat, SAM and U-box domain-containing protein 1 isoform X1, protein MTAIGDVQALQTLTVYTSDVNSVDFAGDCVLVTGSGDKRVRVWEWQPGIGYVEAYFSPLIGHKYGVTSVKVSPQSTMLATSSIDGTTLLWNLRTGTKIHTMVQTSGEAVRVCRFSPDSTLLATAGDNGQVCIWDLVHRNLIRCFQKHEGAVQSVSFSPDSNWLITSCTLGVLKLFSTAELIDTCAPSNQDITELASIDDAHDMGVVCCDFSTFQEVTCNEPYTKVYQLVTCGNDHDVKLWEVTVSQNKCEAQPSVATVQLCRVMEKHSSALTCVRFSSNGLYIASSGLDKTAVIWETSSGKVMTIISGHNRYIACCAFSRDGSLLATGSNDKSVIVWDLTGNLSIDSELSRNVGTRWFVNDSEKGTMHEQDVMRNAETYANEVRLIQRLEEHNGAVNSVAFHGNNLLSSASGDKLVRIWSVETEEEEGEEVIKIQEKPFSPLDAHTYSVNYVEFSPCGSMLASCSLDGTTLVWDTETGSQAKSSFVNSGTGIRVCRWSPEGTKIATAGDDEKTTLWDLETMDQLQHYCSVFEGHADAISAIAFTHDSRYLVTACNEGTWRLFDTLDEKNGSEALMVCDASHDLGVQGCDFSPTAGSVMYTRNSDMNVDEQVYLLATCGNDSLVKLWHVIISNEPLPDPDSFGSSETGTRYKEKRALAGHGGNVMCVRFSPVHGEILGSVATDRTARIWSVFSGSCLYVMEDHESLVTCCAFSEDTSLFATGALDKTVLVWKVPQQLVSQSNLMDSLRNKKKRVTDWKVHDTLKWLNDIELSRLSRKVLSLGLTGRHLLSISENELISRLEIEGDEEAVEILKKQLYWLKREDCNVTENIDESEIPHEFLCPITHEIMKEPVQCSDGFTYERAAINEWFLCGKYTSPMTNESLHDTSFSPNLTLRNAILTLLHGERPQ, encoded by the exons ATGACTGCCATCGGCGACGTACAAGCCTTACAGACCCTCACGGTTTATACTAGCGACGTCAACAGCGTCGATTTTGCCGGTGATTGTGTGCTAGTAACGGGATCCGG AGACAAACGTGTCCGAGTCTGGGAATGGCAGCCCGGCATCGGTTATGTCGAAGCATACTTTTCGCCTTTGATAGGGCATAAGTATGGCGTAACTTCTGTTAAGGTCAGTCCTCAATCCACCATGCTGGCCACCTCCAGCATAGACGGTACCACGCTGCTCTGGAACTTGCGT ACGGGAACGAAGATACATACTATGGTACAAACGAGTGGCGAAGCAGTGAGAGTTTGTAGATTCTCGCCGGATTCCACGCTACTCGCGACCGCTGGGGATAACGGGCAAGTCTGTATCTGGGATTTGGTTCACCGCAATCTAATCAG GTGTTTTCAGAAACATGAGGGTGCCGTGCAGAGCGTTTCCTTTTCTCCAGATTCCAACTGGCTGATCACCTCGTGCACGTTGGGTGTCCTAAAACTGTTTTCCACTGCCGAATTGATTGACACTTGTGCGCCTAGCAATCAAGACATCACCGAACTCGCCTCGATCGACGACGCTCATGACATGGGAGTGGTTTGCTGTGACTTCTCGACTTTCCAAGAAGTCACGT gtAACGAACCATACACAAAAGTTTATCAGCTAGTGACGTGCGGCAACGATCATGACGTGAAGCTGTGGGAAGTCACAGTGAGCCAGAACAAGTGCGAGGCTCAACCCTCCGTCGCCACCGTGCAACTTTGCCGAGTGATGGAGAAGCACAGCAGTGCCTTAACTTGCGTTCGTTTCAGCAGTAACGGATTGTACATTGCCAGCAGCGGCCTCGATAAAACAGCAGTGATTTGGGAGACG AGCTCGGGAAAGGTCATGACGATCATTTCTGGTCACAATAGATACATTGCTTGCTGCGCTTTCTCGCGCGACGGAAGTTTATTAGCGACAG GCTCTAATGATAAATCGGTAATCGTGTGGGATCTAACGGGAAATCTATCCATCGATTCCGAGCTTTCGCGAAACGTCGGGACGAGATGGTTCGTGAATGATTCTGAAAAG ggTACTATGCATGAGCAGGATGTGATGAGGAATGCTGAGACATATGCTAACGAGGTGAGGCTGATTCAGAGATTGGAGGAACACAATGGAGCGGTGAACAGTGTTGCCTTTCATGGAAATAATCTCTTATCTTCGGCATCGGG tgaTAAGTTAGTGCGCATATGGAGCGTAGAaacggaggaggaagagggagaagaaGTGATTAAAATACAGGAAAAGCCGTTCAGTCCGCTTGACGCTCACACTTATAGCGTCAACTATGTAGAATTTAGTCCATGTGGTTCAATGCTTGCCTCCTGTTCCCTCGACGGAACTACTCTGGTTTGGGATACCGAG ACCGGAAGCCAAGCGAAGTCCTCTTTTGTCAATTCCGGGACAGGTATTCGTGTGTGTCGGTGGTCACCTGAGGGCACCAAAATTGCCACTGCTGGTGACGATGAGAAGACAACATTGTGGGATTTGGAGACCATGGATCAATTACA GCACTATTGCAGTGTTTTTGAGGGACATGCTGACGCGATATCTGCTATCGCGTTCACGCATGATTCTCGATACTTGGTGACCGCATGCAACGAGGGCACTTGGCGTTTATTCGATACCTTGGACGAAAAAAATGGCAGCGAGGCGTTAATGGTGTGCGATGCGAGCCACGATCTAGGTGTCCAAGGATGTGATTTCAGTCCCACTGCAGGCTCCGTAATGTACA CAAGGAACTCGGATATGAATGTCGACGAGCAAGTTTACTTATTGGCAACATGTGGCAACGATTCGCTTGTTAAATTGTGGCACGTGATTATCTCGAATGAGCCGCTACCTGATCCAGACAGCTTCGGCTCGAGTGAGACAGGGACGCGTTACAAGGAGAAGAGAGCTTTGGCTGGACATGGTGGAAACGTAATGTGTGTCCGTTTCTCACCTGTGCATGGAGAAATTTTGGGTAGCGTCGCGACAGACAGGACGGCTCGCATATGGAGCGTG TTTTCCGGAAGCTGTCTCTATGTTATGGAAGATCACGAAAGTCTCGTCACGTGTTGCGCATTTTCTGAGGACACGTCTCTTTTCGCTACAG gCGCTTTAGACAAGACCGTTCTAGTTTGGAAGGTGCCCCAGCAATTGGTATCACAAAGTAATCTGATGGACAGCTTGAGGAACAAAAAGAAGAGG gTGACGGATTGGAAAGTACATGACACTCTGAAGTGGTTAAACGATATCGAATTGTCTAGATTGTCTAGGAAAGTACTTTCTCTAGGATTGACTGGACGACATTTGTTGTCCATATCagaaaatgaattaatatcTAGACTGGAGATCGAAGGCGATGAAGAG GCGGTAGAGATACTGAAGAAGCAATTGTACTGGCTGAAGCGCGAAGATTGCAATGTTACGGAGAACATCGATGAATCTGAGATTCCACATGAATTCCTGTGTCCTATAACGCATGAAATAATGAAGGAACCAGTGCAATGTTcag ATGGATTTACCTACGAAAGAGCGGCTATAAATGAGTGGTTCTTGTGCGGGAAATACACTAGTCCGATGACGAACGAGTCGTTGCATGATACTTCCTTCTCTCCGAATCTCACTCTCAGAAACGCTATACTCACTCTACTTCACGGGGAAAGGCCACAATAG